A part of Pectobacterium cacticida genomic DNA contains:
- a CDS encoding DUF2635 domain-containing protein codes for MNKIKVKALPGVSVPREDNARRYITSDTLVEVERTAYYLRRIADGDLIDVTVEPLKVAGKKDKTEVNSGQS; via the coding sequence ATGAACAAAATCAAGGTTAAAGCGCTGCCCGGCGTTAGTGTGCCGCGCGAGGATAACGCCCGTCGCTATATCACCAGCGATACGCTGGTTGAGGTGGAGCGCACAGCGTACTACCTGCGTCGTATTGCTGATGGCGATTTGATTGACGTTACCGTCGAGCCGCTAAAAGTGGCGGGCAAAAAGGACAAAACGGAGGTGAATAGTGGCCAGTCCTAA
- a CDS encoding phage tail protein has product MALEEYVGAIILEINGQEIECTDLKEDTQTGRKPVKTMNKTGRSKGFSRGIREYQVTASVVIPLSGDLDWEGMEGVKITQYPLSGSGGKKVSFLDAYTTQVGAQYTVDNEAKRDITFQALRRVEE; this is encoded by the coding sequence ATGGCCTTAGAAGAGTATGTCGGTGCCATCATCCTCGAGATCAACGGACAGGAAATCGAGTGCACCGACCTGAAAGAAGACACGCAGACCGGGCGTAAACCGGTCAAGACGATGAACAAGACCGGGCGTTCGAAAGGGTTTTCACGCGGTATCCGGGAATATCAGGTCACGGCCTCGGTAGTGATCCCCCTGAGCGGCGATCTGGACTGGGAGGGCATGGAGGGCGTGAAAATCACGCAATACCCGCTCTCCGGCAGTGGCGGTAAAAAGGTGTCGTTTTTGGATGCGTACACTACTCAAGTCGGTGCGCAGTATACAGTTGATAACGAAGCCAAACGGGATATCACGTTTCAGGCGCTGCGTCGGGTGGAGGAATAG
- a CDS encoding phage tail sheath subtilisin-like domain-containing protein: MASPNIEFYDIGSSIRKPGKYFEFNTRLAVRTLPGNQQTVLMLAQMLDTGTAEPLQAVSVFSDDEAAMLFGRGSMAHMMAVEAIGSNSYLQLQIIGISDDSAAVAATGTFTVTGAATTAGTLSVWIGSTRVDVAVSADDTAADIALALAAAIAQKAVLPVTATAAAGVVTLTAKNKGAAGNDIQLRASTTAVGVTVAATAMTGGEIDPDIALALAAVFAAGHNIIVSPFATSDALRTLRTHLDKASGPMEQRGAIGVAGWPKSLSTGTTMTASINSGRITVGWHNGSVKTPAQIAAAYAAIIASEEDPARPLNTLAMSTLDVTALADRPGRNEQESALYNGLTPFEVGPGDAVQIVRAISTYTKNADGVDDVSLLDITTIRTLDYVRKACRERISLRFPRDKLSSRTPDRVRSELLDVLYKLEELEIIEEVDANKAALIIERDSQDSNRLNGRIPADVVNGLHIFAGRIDLLL; the protein is encoded by the coding sequence GTGGCCAGTCCTAACATTGAGTTTTACGACATCGGCAGCAGCATTCGCAAACCGGGTAAATATTTTGAATTTAATACTAGGTTGGCCGTGCGTACGCTGCCCGGCAACCAGCAGACCGTCCTGATGTTGGCACAGATGTTAGATACCGGCACGGCGGAGCCGCTGCAGGCGGTCAGTGTGTTCTCTGACGATGAGGCAGCGATGCTGTTCGGTCGTGGATCAATGGCGCACATGATGGCCGTCGAGGCTATCGGCAGCAACAGCTATTTGCAGTTGCAAATCATCGGTATCAGCGACGACAGTGCCGCCGTAGCTGCAACCGGAACATTTACGGTGACTGGCGCGGCTACGACGGCGGGAACGTTGAGCGTATGGATTGGTTCGACACGCGTTGACGTTGCGGTATCTGCTGACGATACCGCCGCTGATATCGCGCTGGCGCTGGCTGCGGCTATCGCGCAGAAAGCAGTGTTGCCAGTCACGGCCACGGCTGCGGCTGGCGTAGTCACGCTGACAGCCAAAAATAAGGGCGCGGCGGGTAACGACATCCAGCTCCGCGCCAGCACGACAGCGGTCGGTGTCACGGTGGCGGCAACGGCTATGACCGGCGGAGAAATCGATCCTGATATCGCGCTGGCACTGGCGGCTGTATTCGCGGCGGGTCATAACATTATCGTCAGCCCGTTTGCCACGTCTGACGCGTTGCGCACCCTGCGCACACACCTGGACAAAGCGAGCGGCCCGATGGAACAGCGCGGCGCAATCGGCGTAGCGGGCTGGCCTAAATCGCTGTCAACCGGGACGACGATGACGGCCAGCATCAACAGCGGACGCATTACCGTTGGTTGGCATAACGGCTCGGTGAAGACCCCGGCGCAGATTGCGGCAGCGTATGCCGCCATTATCGCTAGTGAAGAAGATCCTGCCCGCCCGTTAAACACGCTTGCAATGAGTACGCTGGATGTGACCGCGCTTGCTGATCGCCCAGGGCGTAATGAGCAGGAGAGCGCCTTGTATAACGGCCTGACGCCGTTTGAAGTCGGCCCCGGTGACGCGGTGCAGATTGTCCGCGCGATCAGTACCTACACCAAGAATGCCGACGGTGTTGATGACGTGTCGCTGCTGGATATCACCACCATTCGTACACTCGACTATGTGCGCAAGGCGTGTCGTGAGCGTATCTCGTTGCGTTTTCCGCGCGACAAGCTGAGTTCCCGTACCCCAGACCGGGTACGCAGCGAGTTGCTGGATGTGCTCTACAAGCTCGAAGAGTTGGAGATCATCGAAGAGGTGGACGCGAACAAAGCGGCGCTCATCATCGAGCGTGATTCGCAGGATAGCAACCGACTTAATGGCCGCATCCCGGCGGACGTAGTGAACGGGTTGCATATTTTCGCCGGTCGTATCGACCTGTTGCTGTAA
- a CDS encoding phage tail tape measure protein has translation MARNLQLALTLSARDTGSKVLRKAMQDAVAQTKAAEKAGDELAKSQQQNSQQGIRASRTLSEEFKRANSARSTLGIRSEREIQREIQQTIAAYSRLTRMGVMSASEQSRAFSAMTDRVSRLRTELSGAAHSMSRMDKLRAGGAGAMAIAGGAAAMTAVVAQPVRNQMSYERRLASMANTAYAEQGVDGRKAGMASMDALIRRSVKEGGGTKESAADTLDALLASGAVDMKSADTLLPQLQRYSTATGAAPTDLAQIAIRLKQTFGIEDKDVSKALNMAISAGQAGSFELADMAKWLPQQLAAASNNGMKGLNDFAVLLGLNQSAAITAGNSDEAGNNVVNLLGKITSQDAANAASRIKVNGKGIDLPGSLANAQGKGMNSLDAFVAIIDKVVATNPAYKKLDAKLATAKGDERRQIMQSQAKILEGSAVGQVIADRQALMALIGYRSNRQYARDVVKGANEQRDLEAGKTAGDINYQLIAETNDFKAEQMKNTADFGQVDSIKPLSDVIGRLSDLLTGYANEYPGLTTAIAGATIGIKALGAGAVTAGGVLAAWKLLSGNGINPPSVTPVPPGTNAPTVTPPGTRMPNLLGRVGRVAGKVLTPLAVYQATQDAPLVQVERGDSQARQRLSTNQYANETERLQDSMRAQPGALDAWDEIKAWWNKPRSIEMPKPMSYGLPGYVTDIAANQNIGIRPPPVPVVSADNVGGVRPVPVVRIDPLTVSTDKKDDSSAWWSKPTSIGSGLPPAALGLPDWMRPTPAPVQPKQHERPIQATIRLEVDGRVLAETVNEINSQQATRGSNGVYQ, from the coding sequence ATGGCTCGCAATCTGCAACTGGCCCTGACGCTGTCGGCCCGAGATACTGGCTCAAAGGTTCTGCGCAAAGCAATGCAGGATGCCGTCGCACAGACCAAAGCGGCAGAAAAAGCCGGTGATGAATTGGCGAAATCCCAGCAGCAGAACAGTCAGCAAGGCATCCGAGCATCCCGCACATTGAGCGAAGAGTTTAAACGTGCCAACAGCGCCCGCTCAACGCTCGGTATCCGTTCCGAGCGCGAGATCCAGCGAGAGATCCAGCAGACCATCGCCGCTTATAGTCGCCTGACCCGCATGGGTGTGATGTCAGCTAGCGAGCAATCACGGGCATTCAGTGCGATGACGGACCGCGTCAGCCGGTTACGTACTGAGTTAAGTGGTGCAGCTCACTCGATGAGCCGCATGGACAAGCTGCGTGCCGGTGGCGCTGGAGCGATGGCCATTGCGGGTGGCGCGGCGGCCATGACGGCTGTTGTCGCGCAGCCTGTGCGTAACCAGATGAGTTATGAACGGCGACTAGCGTCAATGGCGAATACCGCTTACGCGGAGCAAGGCGTTGATGGCAGAAAGGCTGGCATGGCGAGTATGGATGCGTTGATCCGCCGTTCTGTCAAAGAAGGTGGTGGGACTAAAGAATCCGCAGCGGATACGCTTGATGCGTTGCTGGCTTCCGGCGCTGTCGATATGAAATCTGCCGATACCTTATTGCCGCAACTACAGCGTTATTCAACCGCGACCGGAGCCGCACCCACAGACTTAGCCCAGATAGCCATTCGATTAAAGCAAACATTTGGTATCGAGGATAAAGATGTCAGTAAGGCACTCAATATGGCTATTTCTGCGGGGCAAGCTGGTTCATTTGAACTCGCTGATATGGCGAAGTGGTTGCCACAACAACTTGCCGCAGCCAGTAATAACGGGATGAAAGGCTTAAATGATTTTGCGGTACTGTTGGGACTCAATCAAAGCGCGGCAATAACAGCAGGCAATAGCGACGAAGCGGGCAATAATGTTGTCAACCTTTTAGGAAAAATTACCAGTCAAGATGCTGCAAATGCGGCATCCAGAATAAAAGTAAACGGCAAAGGCATCGATTTACCAGGAAGTTTAGCCAATGCACAAGGCAAGGGAATGAACTCCTTAGATGCTTTTGTTGCCATTATAGACAAGGTTGTTGCAACCAATCCGGCATATAAAAAACTGGATGCGAAGCTGGCTACAGCTAAGGGGGATGAACGACGTCAAATTATGCAGTCCCAGGCTAAAATCCTTGAAGGTTCTGCCGTTGGGCAAGTGATTGCGGATAGGCAAGCACTGATGGCATTAATCGGCTATCGCAGTAATCGACAGTATGCCCGTGACGTTGTCAAAGGGGCGAACGAACAGCGTGATTTAGAGGCTGGAAAGACTGCTGGCGATATTAACTATCAGCTTATTGCCGAGACTAACGATTTCAAAGCCGAGCAGATGAAGAATACGGCTGATTTTGGGCAAGTAGATTCAATTAAACCACTATCTGATGTGATCGGGCGCTTGTCTGATCTGCTGACTGGTTATGCAAATGAATACCCTGGACTGACAACAGCTATTGCAGGGGCAACAATAGGTATCAAAGCGCTAGGGGCCGGTGCAGTAACCGCCGGAGGCGTTCTTGCTGCATGGAAATTACTCTCAGGTAACGGGATAAATCCGCCGTCGGTTACTCCCGTTCCGCCAGGCACTAACGCGCCGACAGTGACGCCCCCTGGCACACGTATGCCTAATCTGCTGGGGCGCGTTGGGCGCGTGGCTGGGAAAGTGTTGACTCCCCTTGCAGTCTATCAAGCAACGCAAGATGCACCACTGGTGCAGGTTGAGCGCGGTGATAGCCAGGCTCGCCAGCGTTTGTCTACGAATCAGTATGCGAACGAGACCGAACGGCTACAGGATTCAATGCGAGCGCAGCCTGGCGCACTGGATGCCTGGGACGAAATCAAGGCATGGTGGAATAAACCCCGTTCTATTGAAATGCCAAAACCGATGAGCTACGGCCTGCCTGGGTATGTCACAGATATAGCTGCTAACCAGAACATTGGCATTCGCCCGCCGCCCGTTCCTGTCGTGTCAGCGGATAATGTCGGGGGCGTTCGCCCTGTTCCGGTTGTTCGTATCGACCCGCTTACAGTATCAACCGATAAAAAAGATGACAGTTCAGCCTGGTGGAGCAAGCCAACCAGTATCGGCAGTGGTTTACCGCCTGCCGCGCTCGGTTTGCCTGACTGGATGCGCCCTACACCTGCACCGGTTCAGCCAAAACAACACGAGCGCCCGATACAGGCCACGATTCGTCTTGAGGTTGATGGTCGCGTGCTTGCCGAAACCGTCAATGAAATTAACAGTCAGCAGGCCACGCGCGGGTCAAACGGAGTATATCAATAA
- a CDS encoding DUF1834 family protein, producing the protein MIIRDIENSMIARLKKGMGRMAANVCSYGGELDGEPGDVARALPAVWVTFGGIQNTKNANIGKRKYEVVGRFVVIVGEYSVRSEEASRHGGANLNEVGTYRLVSAVRRLLSGQDLAEFGLKVDFLMPGRVRSLFNTSLEHQALSVFACEFDTKWFETALENGKYPLDGPSAFHPDSIFNGYHGETSPDDPAWLRTRLSYDIPQTPASPDAEDMINHEQNQG; encoded by the coding sequence TTGATTATCCGCGATATTGAAAATTCCATGATCGCGCGTCTTAAAAAAGGCATGGGCCGTATGGCCGCGAACGTGTGCTCTTACGGCGGCGAACTGGACGGCGAACCGGGAGACGTTGCCCGCGCTTTACCTGCCGTTTGGGTGACGTTCGGCGGTATCCAGAACACCAAAAATGCCAATATCGGCAAACGCAAGTATGAGGTTGTCGGGCGGTTTGTGGTGATTGTCGGTGAGTACAGTGTCCGCAGCGAAGAAGCCTCACGCCACGGCGGTGCAAACCTCAATGAGGTGGGCACTTATCGTCTGGTCAGTGCGGTGCGCCGGTTGTTGTCCGGGCAAGACCTGGCCGAGTTCGGGCTGAAGGTCGATTTTCTGATGCCTGGCCGGGTGCGCTCGTTGTTTAACACCAGCCTGGAACATCAGGCGCTGTCAGTTTTCGCCTGCGAGTTCGACACCAAGTGGTTTGAAACCGCATTGGAAAACGGCAAATACCCGCTTGACGGCCCGTCAGCCTTCCACCCTGACAGCATTTTTAACGGCTATCACGGTGAAACCAGTCCCGATGATCCGGCCTGGTTACGTACCCGTCTTAGTTATGACATTCCGCAAACTCCGGCCAGCCCGGATGCAGAGGACATGATTAATCATGAACAAAATCAAGGTTAA
- a CDS encoding phage GP46 family protein — MDNLLNPTTGDYTGTTTTTLANAVYLRLTTPLGSWWADPLLGSRLHLLAREKDVPRVYKLARQYAEEALQPLIDAGRATSVSVSVSAGNPGWAILLISVVDATGQKQSFKHPVRVS, encoded by the coding sequence ATGGATAATTTACTGAACCCGACAACCGGTGATTACACCGGAACGACGACAACGACATTAGCCAATGCCGTTTACCTGCGCCTTACGACGCCATTAGGCTCATGGTGGGCAGACCCCTTGCTGGGCTCCCGACTACACCTGCTGGCGCGGGAAAAAGACGTTCCCCGCGTGTACAAACTGGCCCGGCAATACGCCGAAGAGGCATTGCAACCGCTTATTGATGCTGGCCGCGCCACGTCGGTTTCCGTCTCTGTCTCTGCCGGGAATCCCGGCTGGGCCATTCTGCTGATTAGTGTTGTTGATGCTACGGGACAAAAGCAGTCCTTTAAACATCCGGTGAGGGTGAGCTGA
- a CDS encoding phage baseplate assembly protein V encodes MWPDIERRINGALNRIRLAFRTRLTRVNSDGPVQTFQAKGLAVESLQDSELFQHYGFTSNPLPGTMAVVLPLGGRTSHSIVIATEHAAYRLQALKSGEVALYTDEGARIVLKRGRLIETDCDEFRVNCKQFVVNAEEKADFNTPMVTASEQVTAQDKITGNGGMAIQGGDGAAFTGNVTQNGGNYSTDGDVKAGNISLTGHHHNGDSGGKTGPAKP; translated from the coding sequence ATGTGGCCTGATATTGAAAGGCGTATTAACGGGGCGTTAAACCGCATTCGCCTGGCGTTCCGAACCCGTTTAACGCGAGTAAACAGTGATGGCCCGGTGCAGACCTTCCAGGCTAAGGGGCTGGCCGTAGAGTCCTTGCAGGACAGTGAACTGTTTCAGCACTACGGCTTTACCTCAAACCCGTTGCCTGGAACGATGGCTGTGGTGTTGCCGCTGGGCGGGCGAACGTCGCACAGCATCGTGATTGCGACAGAACACGCCGCCTATCGTTTGCAGGCGCTCAAGTCGGGCGAAGTGGCACTCTATACCGATGAAGGTGCAAGAATTGTGCTTAAACGCGGGCGGTTGATAGAGACGGACTGCGATGAGTTCCGGGTTAACTGCAAACAATTTGTTGTCAACGCCGAAGAAAAAGCCGATTTTAATACCCCAATGGTCACGGCCAGCGAACAGGTCACGGCTCAGGACAAAATCACCGGCAACGGCGGCATGGCGATCCAAGGTGGCGACGGTGCCGCATTTACTGGTAATGTCACGCAGAACGGCGGTAATTATTCGACGGATGGAGACGTCAAGGCAGGTAACATTAGCCTGACAGGCCATCATCATAATGGCGATTCGGGCGGGAAGACCGGCCCCGCCAAACCTTAA
- a CDS encoding phage baseplate assembly protein: protein MLTQNNPATDNAAVSVIINGKAHTDWSRYQIDSDFLTPADAWSVSLGLPEGKFPSDVVRGVPVMVKVGNDTVLTGRIDSVQRAVARGGVTLSLSGRDSAAVLVDCAAPILTARQMELADVVAQIVRPLGITKIRIESEGTIRSDKISAEPGERAWDMLLRACAARGLWPWFAPDGTLVIGGPDYTKPPVASLIMRMDGKGNNVLSLADASSIDKSFSELTVLAQSHAHSSTKQTTIVDVGDDADSDIELSTGVAETGQHGMKAVVKDPSVNYYRPQVMVVGDADNQEQINYRARKALSDARLSGYSLTAIVHGHRTSDGVLWEPGQRIHVISEYHGIDAVYFLMGREFNGGRPNGTTTTLRLKEDGVWIPDAYPKKKKKRKRKGKGETAIVDVA, encoded by the coding sequence ATGCTTACGCAGAATAACCCCGCGACCGATAACGCGGCGGTGTCCGTTATTATCAACGGCAAGGCCCATACGGATTGGTCACGCTACCAGATTGATTCTGATTTCCTTACCCCCGCTGATGCCTGGAGCGTTAGCCTGGGATTGCCCGAAGGGAAATTTCCGTCCGACGTAGTGCGCGGTGTGCCGGTCATGGTCAAGGTGGGTAATGACACCGTGCTGACCGGGCGCATTGACAGCGTTCAGCGTGCTGTAGCGCGTGGCGGTGTTACCTTGTCGCTCTCCGGGCGTGACAGTGCAGCCGTTCTGGTCGATTGCGCCGCACCGATACTCACTGCACGCCAGATGGAATTGGCAGATGTGGTAGCCCAAATTGTGCGCCCGCTGGGTATCACGAAGATCCGCATTGAGTCCGAGGGAACGATCCGCAGTGACAAAATCAGCGCAGAGCCTGGCGAACGAGCCTGGGACATGCTGCTGCGTGCCTGTGCGGCACGTGGTTTGTGGCCGTGGTTCGCCCCGGACGGGACACTGGTCATCGGTGGCCCGGATTACACCAAACCCCCGGTAGCCTCACTCATCATGCGCATGGATGGTAAAGGCAATAACGTGCTGTCTTTGGCTGATGCCAGCTCAATCGACAAATCATTTTCAGAGCTGACGGTATTGGCCCAAAGCCACGCGCACTCGTCCACGAAGCAAACCACGATTGTCGATGTGGGGGATGATGCAGACAGCGACATTGAACTGAGTACCGGCGTTGCCGAGACCGGCCAGCACGGTATGAAGGCGGTAGTAAAAGACCCGAGCGTTAATTACTACAGACCCCAGGTGATGGTCGTGGGGGATGCGGATAACCAGGAACAAATCAACTACCGCGCCCGCAAGGCGCTGTCAGACGCGCGGTTGTCTGGTTACAGCCTGACCGCCATTGTGCACGGCCACCGCACCTCGGACGGCGTGTTATGGGAGCCAGGGCAGCGCATTCACGTTATCAGCGAGTATCACGGTATCGATGCCGTGTATTTTCTGATGGGACGCGAGTTTAACGGTGGGCGTCCGAACGGCACAACCACCACGCTCAGGCTCAAAGAGGATGGTGTCTGGATACCCGACGCCTATCCAAAGAAGAAGAAAAAGCGCAAGCGCAAAGGCAAAGGAGAAACCGCAATTGTCGATGTGGCCTGA
- a CDS encoding DNA circularization protein → MAWEDSLQDASFRGVKFDVINARDSAQRDMAQHEYPNLDGADIQDLGLKPHSSQIQAVIWGDDYESRLQSLLEALRKPGSGELIHPIFGSMPNMLVGVFQVNHDAEYVDYCALDIQFVQSKTGNPFFVKDSPLSKADEIFNQVQAAIDSTNVMMDNITQPLRSARKTMNKVRGLATAALNMITIFRSDISGFISSTSDFINFPAAFFSDLRSALSLKMGASKSSLHATYVNTGGGTVLAGATLSSGSTSGGGSSGGSSSDNSASTPSGSVSTAVTQQQIATANYTAAPAVIMADWTSAYSTLQTVQTMPVNLMTGRIDMPVDMPQNLVASDIVELITIVAVAVALEAVDEASAILSDSALTAVLTPVDIEKIANETRQMIQNAIDITRTTYSPAMNEISNSPQPTGLLYQPVIDQLATIALTVQTLAEAVINEKPQLMQKTVTAPGNLHLMAHRWYSDYSRAAELQRLNPQLRDPNNLGMGDVLNAYAE, encoded by the coding sequence ATGGCCTGGGAAGATTCGTTACAAGATGCCTCTTTCCGGGGCGTTAAGTTTGATGTGATCAACGCTCGCGACAGTGCGCAGCGTGATATGGCTCAGCACGAATACCCGAACCTGGATGGCGCAGACATTCAGGATTTGGGATTAAAGCCACACAGTTCTCAGATTCAGGCTGTCATCTGGGGTGATGATTACGAGTCACGTCTTCAATCGTTGCTTGAAGCGTTAAGAAAGCCCGGATCGGGTGAGTTGATACACCCGATTTTTGGTTCAATGCCAAACATGCTGGTCGGTGTGTTTCAGGTCAATCATGATGCCGAGTATGTGGACTATTGCGCGCTGGATATTCAGTTTGTGCAGTCAAAGACTGGCAACCCTTTTTTCGTTAAAGACTCCCCATTATCTAAAGCTGACGAGATTTTTAACCAGGTACAGGCAGCGATAGACAGTACCAATGTCATGATGGATAACATCACGCAACCGTTGCGCTCGGCCAGAAAGACGATGAATAAAGTGCGAGGTCTTGCAACAGCCGCGCTCAACATGATCACCATTTTCCGCAGCGACATAAGCGGTTTTATCAGCAGCACGTCTGATTTTATTAATTTCCCGGCTGCGTTTTTCAGCGACCTGCGCTCCGCGTTGTCGTTAAAAATGGGAGCATCAAAAAGTTCGCTGCACGCAACCTATGTTAACACTGGCGGCGGTACTGTATTGGCCGGGGCGACATTGTCCAGCGGCAGCACCTCTGGAGGCGGTTCGTCGGGTGGCAGTTCGTCCGATAATTCAGCTTCAACCCCATCGGGCAGCGTATCAACGGCGGTCACTCAGCAGCAGATTGCCACCGCCAATTACACCGCCGCTCCCGCGGTCATCATGGCTGACTGGACGAGCGCCTATTCAACGTTGCAGACCGTCCAGACTATGCCGGTCAATCTGATGACCGGGCGTATCGATATGCCGGTTGATATGCCGCAGAACCTTGTCGCCAGCGATATTGTCGAACTGATAACGATTGTTGCTGTGGCCGTGGCACTGGAAGCCGTTGATGAAGCGAGCGCCATTCTCAGTGATAGCGCGTTGACGGCAGTATTAACGCCGGTAGATATCGAGAAGATCGCCAACGAAACGCGGCAGATGATACAGAACGCCATCGATATCACCCGGACAACCTACTCACCAGCGATGAATGAAATCAGCAACAGCCCACAGCCAACAGGTTTGTTGTACCAGCCGGTTATCGACCAGTTAGCCACTATTGCGTTGACGGTGCAGACGCTGGCCGAAGCAGTGATCAACGAAAAACCCCAACTGATGCAAAAAACCGTCACCGCCCCCGGCAACCTTCACCTCATGGCTCACCGCTGGTACAGCGACTATTCCCGCGCGGCAGAGCTGCAACGCCTCAACCCGCAATTACGTGATCCGAATAACCTGGGGATGGGGGACGTGCTGAATGCTTACGCAGAATAA
- a CDS encoding baseplate J/gp47 family protein gives MPHITPAFDETRTRILRDIRNMLPAADIDKDSDYYVRASSVASVITGIYQHQGWIVRQIFPDTADTEFLEMHCRLRDISRKAATTATGIITATGNVGAPAAAGLVITVGSLSYTTTAAGTVGADGTVVIPAIASASGATGNTTAAAVGTFASAPFGFDSTVTVSVMAGGTDRETDAEMLSRLLELIRRPPAGGNKYDYKRWALSVTGVTSAYVYPLRRGLGTVDVVITSADGLPSADIISAVQAYIDDVRPVTAKNTMVLGPTIKTIDITVGVLLNGVSLADATTAIIAALNDYIKTLAPGDPFIRSQAEMIISQVAGVIDRNITLPAGNVYPVTNENKVEWIRAGTITVVPL, from the coding sequence ATGCCGCACATCACCCCCGCCTTTGATGAAACCCGCACCCGGATATTACGTGATATCCGTAACATGTTACCCGCTGCCGATATCGACAAGGACAGCGATTACTATGTCCGGGCCTCGTCGGTTGCCAGCGTCATCACTGGCATTTATCAGCACCAAGGCTGGATTGTCAGACAGATTTTCCCCGATACCGCCGACACCGAATTTCTCGAAATGCATTGCCGGTTACGTGATATTTCACGTAAGGCGGCGACGACGGCCACCGGCATCATCACTGCAACCGGTAATGTGGGTGCGCCTGCGGCGGCGGGACTGGTTATCACTGTTGGCAGTCTGTCCTATACGACAACAGCAGCGGGAACGGTCGGCGCGGATGGCACGGTGGTTATTCCGGCCATTGCTTCTGCCAGTGGCGCAACAGGCAACACGACGGCCGCAGCGGTTGGGACATTCGCCAGTGCGCCGTTCGGCTTTGACAGTACCGTCACGGTCAGTGTGATGGCGGGCGGAACCGACAGGGAGACGGATGCTGAAATGCTTTCTCGTCTTCTTGAGTTGATCAGGCGTCCGCCCGCCGGAGGCAATAAATATGACTACAAACGCTGGGCGCTGAGTGTCACCGGCGTGACCTCGGCTTATGTCTATCCGTTGCGTCGCGGGCTGGGTACGGTGGACGTGGTGATCACCTCAGCGGATGGCCTGCCCTCTGCTGACATCATTAGCGCAGTGCAAGCCTATATTGATGATGTCCGCCCGGTGACGGCAAAAAATACAATGGTACTCGGCCCCACGATTAAAACTATCGATATTACCGTCGGTGTTTTATTAAATGGTGTTTCGCTGGCAGATGCCACCACCGCCATTATCGCGGCACTGAATGACTATATCAAAACGCTGGCTCCCGGCGATCCGTTTATTCGTAGCCAGGCAGAAATGATTATTTCTCAAGTGGCTGGAGTCATTGACCGTAATATCACACTCCCGGCAGGTAACGTCTATCCGGTCACAAATGAAAACAAAGTTGAGTGGATACGCGCCGGAACTATCACGGTGGTGCCGTTATGA
- a CDS encoding gp436 family protein → MYATRDDMVHAFGEKECVSLTDRKYTGDIDDEVISGALTRASAEIDSYLVGRYPVPWPDTPGVLVGRCCDMARYFLCGASVQSTEQIRARYEDAVRYLEQVAAGKVSLGKMPDGQVIQQTSSGARFQSSGRAFDRDATGGGAF, encoded by the coding sequence ATGTACGCGACCCGTGACGATATGGTGCACGCGTTCGGTGAGAAGGAATGTGTTTCGCTCACTGACCGTAAGTACACCGGGGACATTGATGATGAGGTGATTTCTGGCGCGTTGACCCGCGCCAGTGCCGAAATCGACAGCTATCTTGTCGGTCGCTATCCGGTGCCGTGGCCGGATACACCCGGCGTGCTGGTTGGTCGTTGCTGTGATATGGCCCGTTACTTCCTGTGTGGCGCAAGCGTGCAATCGACAGAGCAAATCCGGGCGCGCTATGAGGATGCAGTGCGTTATCTGGAGCAAGTCGCCGCTGGGAAAGTCTCGCTGGGCAAAATGCCTGACGGCCAGGTGATTCAGCAGACCAGCTCTGGCGCACGTTTTCAGTCATCGGGTCGCGCGTTTGACCGGGACGCCACCGGGGGAGGTGCATTTTGA